CACTACGGCTTCCACCGGGCCCTGCAGTCCGTCTATCCGCAGATCCGCGACACCATCCTGGAATACCGCACCGACGGACAGAGCGTGTGGTTCACCGGCCACAGCCTGGGCGGCGCCCTCGCGATGCTGGCCGGCGCCCGCTTCCACTTCGAGGAGCCCCGCCTGCTGCCCGACGGCGTCTACACCTTCGGCCAGCCGCGCACCTGCGAACGGCTCCTCGCCGGCGCGCACAACAAGGCCTTCCGCAACCGGTGCCACCGCTTCGTCAACAACAACGACATCGTCCCGCACCTCCCGCCCGAGCCCGTCTACACCCACGTCGACACGAGCCGCTACTTCGACGCCGACGGCCGCCTCCACGACGCCATGCCGCTCGCGGCCCGGCTCCAGGACCGGGTCAAGGGGGTGCGCGCCGACCTGTTCGCTCCGGAGACCGACGCGGTCAAGGACCACCACCTCCCCAACTACCTGGCGGCCTTCGAGAAGAACCTCGCGCCCGCCGGCTGACGGCGAACGGGCGGCCCGGACGTGACCGGCGTCGTCCGGGCCGCCGGCGACGGCGCCGCGCGGGCCGGGCGGAGCGGGCGGCCGCCCGTCCTGCCCCCCGTTGGGCAACCACGCGACGTGGCAGGGCGGTTGAGGGCGGCGTGAAGCTTCTCGCCCCGACTCCTTGCCCCTTCGCGCGGACGGCCCCACACTCATCGAGTTGACAGTCGTCAACTCGGGAGGGGGTGGGTTCGTCGTGCCCGAGAACCATGACGGGGTGGGCCGGGTCCCGCACTGGGTGCGCCGCGCCGCAGCCGTGGCGGACCACCTGGCGGACGAGCTGGTGGAGGAGATGCGGACCGGGGGAACGCAGGCCCGTCACGACCTGCACCGCGGTCTCGCCCGGGGCGTACGGGCCCTGTCCCGCCCCGCACCGGCCCTGGCCGCCTTCCTCCACGACCTGGAGCATCCGCCCGCACACCTCGACCCGGACATCCTCGACCGCGGGTCCGACGCATGGTTCACCCACCCCGGCTGGGTCCACGCGATCGCGCTGTCGGCGGGCTCGCTGGTCGAGGTCTACCGCTGCCCCTCGATCGCAGCGGCTCTGGCAGCCACCGGACCGCTCCTGAACACCGCCGGCACGCGCCTGGACGCGACGGGACAGTGGGTCAACTCCGCCCTGCTCCCCGGCGCGCTGCGCCCGGGGCGGGAGGGGTACGTCGCCACCGCCCACGTGCGCCTCGTGCACGCCCGGGCCCGTACGGCCGCCCTGAACGGCGGGTACGACCCCGCCGTACACGGCCTGCCCGTCAACCAGGCCGACCTCCTGCGCACGTGGCTGGCCTTCACCCACACCTCGTTCCGGGCCGAGGCGATGCTGGGCTACACCTGGTCCGAGGCCGAGCTGGGAGGGCTGTACCGGTACTGGCAGCACATCGCCCACCTGCTGGGCATCGAACCCCACCTCGTCGCGCACCTGTCGGGGCCGGCGGCGGCCGCCGAGGCCGGCCGTCAGCTCGCCGCGCAGCGTCAGGACCCGGTCGCCGTCGAGGCCGACGCCCTCACCCGCCACACGATCGAAGCCGTCGCCGGCACCCTTCAGGCGCAGCTGGGACTCTCCGCCACCGTCGGCCGCCCGCTCCTGCGGGCCCTGGTCACCCTCTTCCACACCGACGCCCGCGACCGGCGCTCGCCCGCCCGCCTGCTCCATCCCGCTCTGACCGCGCTGCGCCCCGCCGTCGGCCTCGGATACCGCTGGCAGAGCCGGCCCGCGCGCAGAGCCGCTCTCATCGCCCAGAACCTCGACCTCACCCGCGCCTACGTCCACTCCCTCGACGGCCGGCACCGCGCCCGCTGAATCCGGGGGCACCCCGTCCACGACGAAGCGCCCCCACTCC
Above is a window of Streptomyces subrutilus DNA encoding:
- a CDS encoding lipase family protein, giving the protein MAIPALDHSTTRYSLPHAYWMARAAGLAALDRAGIEEQARAWGFTNVRCVESTHAMPFPIEDTQAYVMASDRMIVTGFRGTEVAKIYDWLTDVDTPPVPGPANKGFVHYGFHRALQSVYPQIRDTILEYRTDGQSVWFTGHSLGGALAMLAGARFHFEEPRLLPDGVYTFGQPRTCERLLAGAHNKAFRNRCHRFVNNNDIVPHLPPEPVYTHVDTSRYFDADGRLHDAMPLAARLQDRVKGVRADLFAPETDAVKDHHLPNYLAAFEKNLAPAG
- a CDS encoding oxygenase MpaB family protein codes for the protein MPENHDGVGRVPHWVRRAAAVADHLADELVEEMRTGGTQARHDLHRGLARGVRALSRPAPALAAFLHDLEHPPAHLDPDILDRGSDAWFTHPGWVHAIALSAGSLVEVYRCPSIAAALAATGPLLNTAGTRLDATGQWVNSALLPGALRPGREGYVATAHVRLVHARARTAALNGGYDPAVHGLPVNQADLLRTWLAFTHTSFRAEAMLGYTWSEAELGGLYRYWQHIAHLLGIEPHLVAHLSGPAAAAEAGRQLAAQRQDPVAVEADALTRHTIEAVAGTLQAQLGLSATVGRPLLRALVTLFHTDARDRRSPARLLHPALTALRPAVGLGYRWQSRPARRAALIAQNLDLTRAYVHSLDGRHRAR